A genomic stretch from Anopheles nili chromosome X, idAnoNiliSN_F5_01, whole genome shotgun sequence includes:
- the LOC128728713 gene encoding transmembrane protein 181, producing the protein MASSASSKPPEDPSKLGYSYVTPAGMCLRFRQSLAQFSDLFSEFNKYIAPAYHHDRCERSVHMRLYSMNKREFATVFLAFFACFGLGIFIGLAGPPITVMSKVSGSSLQPNTSAADAAGSSYLAKGPFVMRTPLLTTYSQQMWIIAKLTTDNTDDEMVDKKFHISVQIEGLTAEHKPMLVFGGTHNGGADSKNRTRHLSCSYEECDEFTVLHIGFLDFAHYIVTVNFYGLEAFHQRYNIRSVQFYFKSYNPAFTQIEIWFRFIFVLFTFIITCWFAHTLRKYPMNDWSIEQKWLSILLPLLLLFNNPIFPLIFIANNWFPGIIDALLQTTFLCGILMFWLCVYHGLRQNERKFLTFYLPKLIVVLPIWLCAVVLGIWEKCDELNDPTYSHFEDSENYKGLKVFVSIAGAMYLLYLGLLMLKAYSELRSMPYFDMRLKILTLLMLIVISITLIVTMQHFGFDTLEDNFIAQLYTSYKSSAQFMCFYGLLNFYLYAMAYVYSPSGPAVHEPIIAKDNPTFSMINDSDEEVMYGSDEESRRPLNSACRKGNDYDSD; encoded by the exons ATGGCCTCTTCAGCATCCTCGAAGCCTCCGGAGGACCCCTCCAAGCTGGGCTACTCATATGTTACGCCTGCCGGAATGTGCCTGCGGTTTCGCCAGAGCCTGGCGCAGTTTAGTGATCTATTCAGCGAGTTCAACAAATACATTGCTCCGGCATACCATCATGACCGATGCGAGCGGTCCGTGCACATGCGGCTTTACTCGATGAACAAGCGCGAGTTCGCAACCGTCTTCCTGGCGTTCTTCGCCTGCTTCGGGCTCGGTATATTCATCGGTCTTGCCGGTCCACCGATCACGGTGATGAGTAAGGTGAGCGGAAGCTCACTGCAGCCAAATACTTCTGCTGCGGACGCCGCTGGAAGCTCGTACCTAGCCAAAGGACCGTTCGTGATGCGAACTCCGCTGTTGACAACCTATTCGCAGCAGATGTGGATCATCGCAAAGCTGACGACGGATAACACGGACGACGAGATGGTGGACAAAAAGTTCCACATCAGCGTGCAAATCGAAGGCTTGACGGCCGAGCACAAGCCAATGTTGGTGTTTGGAGGGACACATAATGGAGGCGCCGACTCGAAGAACCGCACGCGTCATCTCTCCTGCAGCTACGAGGAGTGCGATGAGTTTACTGTACTGCATATCGGCTTTCTGGACTTTGCGCACTATATTGTGACGGTGAACTTCTACGGGCTGGAGGCATTTCACCAGCGGTACAACATCCGTTCCGTGCAATTCTACTTTAAATCGTACAATCCTGCATTCACGCAGATTGAAATCTGGTTCCGGTTCATTTTTGTGCTGTTCACGTTCATCATCACGTGCTGGTTCGCGCACACGCTCCGGAAATACCCAATGAACGATTGGTCGATCGAGCAAAAGTGGTTATCGATACTGCTACCGTTGTTATTACTCTTCAATA ATCCCATTTTTCCTCTGATATTCATCGCTAACAACTGGTTTCCTGGAATTATCGACGCGCTGCTGCAAACAACGTTCTTATGCGGCATTCTCATGTTTTGGCTTTGCGTTTACCATGGATTGCGGCAAAACGAGCGcaaatttctcacattttatCTTCCCAAACTGATCGTAGTGCTTCCAATTTGGTTGTGCGCCGTGGTCCTGGGCATTTGGGAGAAATGTGACGAACTAAACGATCCCACATACAGTCATTTCGAGGATTCCGAGAACTACAAA GGCTTAAAGGTGTTTGTTTCGATTGCCGGTGCAATGTACTTACTGTATTTGGGACTTTTGATGCTTAAGGCATATTCCGAGCTAAGATCGATGCCGTACTTCG ATATGCGTCTCAAAATCCTTACACTGTTGATGTTGATCGTAATATCAATTACTCTCATTGTGACGATGCAACATTTTGGGTTCGACACATTAGAAGACAATTTCATAGCGCAGCTCTACACCAGCTACAAAAGCTCGGCACAGTTCATGTGTTTCTACGGGCTACTTAATTTTTATCTTTACGCCATGGCGTATGTTTATTCGCCCAGTGGCCCTGCAGTTCATG AGCCAATCATAGCCAAGGATAATCCAACTTTCTCGATGATCAACGATTCCGACGAAGAAGTTATGTATGGCTCAGACGAAGAAAGCCGTCGACCGTTGAATTCAGCCTgcagaaaaggaaacgattACGACAGTGATTAA